Proteins from one Nomia melanderi isolate GNS246 chromosome 3, iyNomMela1, whole genome shotgun sequence genomic window:
- the LOC116431782 gene encoding uncharacterized protein LOC116431782, producing the protein MPPCYGGETIIALSLSRFKRRHIRWDVAGSASSVPNTHDETAKQAGLRSSAVMRPIAIHIAAILLAISLSQAKTSGRDLSKTSESQLDNLVTEPPHLEILSEEEESKEEITKEEDQLPILPPIILLDFGNNNTDDENATAEEKSKRTVNNGLGYGLDRNNLHPRKYNYYFPAGKSGTTVSIEESISPFLPKTIIEKVQPTSQKGYYFGTQQNSFVSQPSGIAGQSQAQSSSSVQYLNAQQLKDQPMFGSRAKPQSQGTGFTSYQKLSMKPPVSSYSIQNSGYRGGNVPASTQSPLAFSSTETVRYVTPSAANFANPQPASFHYASQGSQFAQSGTGQRQHAQSNINSHGFVSQSVETSTAAPLNYNPRYPASSQQTQPTNNGPRYSMENGVRYENKIFWKYPDGRVSDVPPTTYVETSYPEYLQSNGQHQQQVKSQGSHSIYEASTTENSVLSQGPVQFPAVSEPSGQEPNQFVSSESLTASLPQQQVYRLGYQNLVSQRLNANQPQQRKPTVATSYSFSTSGRLQSNRHKPAYSSLYRPVTSRYMVNSPNAEYTDGYTTEPTVNATTPISNFFSATDSSRVASKYSPKVQNYLDTILSAPEETKKQSLPSNDLNSYSNLQYSDLLNYNPSISEYIRNPASILNVRPTFVQTGNSLIPVIILRVDGVSPIQTKSTPNINLKALLQQYLIQYANSIQELARPSTYDLGTDSVASGQSQTGTKSPVLDLIRLTQQDARVTYDPNDYIGRTSYETSNLEIPKSFADSHFGERSTVRQKMKNVQIIDDPRFTSYKTKN; encoded by the exons ATGCCGCCGTGTTACGGCGGTGAAACTATAATCGCGTTGTCCCTCTCGCGGTTCAAGCGAAGGCATATAAGGTGGGATGTAGCGGGCTCTGCTTCATCAGTCCCAAATACACACGACGAGACCGCCAAGCAAGCAGGTTTAAGGTCGAGCGCCGTCATGAGGCCTATTGCGATTCAC ATCGCCGCTATCCTTCTTGCGATCAGCCTCAGTCAAGCGAAAACTTCCGGGAGGGATCTATCCAAAACGAGCGAATCACAGCTGGACAATTTGGTTACCGAGCCTCCTCACCTCGAGATCCTCTCCGAAGAAGAGGAATCAAAGGAAGAGATCACGAAAGAAGAGGATCAACTACCGATTCTTCCTCCAATAATTCTATTAGACTTCGGCAACAACAACACAGACGACGAGAATGCCACAGCCGAAGAAAAATCTAAACGAACCGTGAATAATGGCCTGGGTTACGGTCTGGACAGGAACAATCTGCACCCAAGGAAATACAATTATTACTTCCCTGCCGGGAAATCAGGCACCACGGTGAGCATCGAGGAATCGATCAGCCCGTTTCTCCCCAAAACGATCATCGAGAAGGTCCAACCCACCAGCCAGAAGGGGTACTATTTCGGGACTCAGCAAAACAGTTTCGTCTCGCAGCCGTCTGGTATCGCGGGGCAGAGTCAAGCTCAATCGAGCAGCAGTGTTCAGTACCTAAATGCGCAGCAGCTGAAGGATCAGCCGATGTTCGGATCGCGGGCGAAGCCGCAAAGCCAGGGCACCGGCTTCACCTCGTACCAGAAACTGTCGATGAAACCACCAGTCAGTTCGTACAGTATTCAGAATTCGGGTTACCGTGGCGGCAACGTCCCGGCCAGCACGCAATCGCCTTTGGCATTTAGCTCCACAGAGACGGTCAGATATGTAACTCCGAGCGCGGCGAATTTCGCGAATCCGCAGCCCGCCTCGTTCCACTACGCCAGCCAGGGTTCCCAGTTCGCGCAGAGCGGCACCGGTCAAAGGCAGCACGCACAATCCAATATCAATTCCCATGGCTTCGTTTCGCAGAGCGTCGAGACCTCGACCGCCGCTCCGCTCAACTATAATCCCCGTTACCCTGCCTCCAGCCAGCAGACGCAGCCAACGAACAATGGCCCCAGGTACTCCATGGAGAACGGGGTGCGGTATGAGAATAAAATCTTCTGGAAGTACCCCGATGGCAGGGTGTCCGACGTTCCTCCGACTACTTACGTGGAAACCTCCTATCCGGAGTACCTTCAATCTAACGGGCAACATCAGCAGCAGGTGAAATCTCAGGGTTCTCATTCGATTTACGAAGCCAGCACCACGGAAAATAGCGTACTCTCCCAAGGACCTGTGCAGTTTCCCGCAGTTTCCGAACCCAGCGGACAGGAGCCAAACCAATTCGTTTCCTCGGAGTCATTGACGGCTAGTTTGCCGCAGCAACAAGTGTACCGGCTTGGTTATCAGAATTTAGTGAGCCAGAGGCTGAACGCGAACCAGCCGCAGCAACGGAAACCCACTGTAGCGACCTCCTACTCGTTCTCCACTTCCGGGAGGCTGCAATCCAACAGACACAAGCCAGCCTACAGCTCGCTGTATCGGCCGGTCACTTCTAGGTACATGGTCAACAGTCCGAATGCGGAGTACACCGATGGTTACACGACGGAGCCCACTGTCAACGCTACCACGCCCATCTCGAACTTCTTCTCTGCGACTGATTCCTCTCGCGTCGCTTCTAAGTATTCCCCTAAGGTTCAGAACTATTTAGACACGATACTGAGTGCGCCCGAGGAAACGAAAAAGCAGAGTCTTCCTAGCAATGATTTGAACAGCTATTCTAACTTGCAGTATTCCGATTTGTTGAATTATAATCCCTCCATTTCGGAGTATATTAGGAACCCAGCGTCTATTTTGAACGTTCGGCCAACTTTTGTTCAAACTGGTAATTCTCTTATACCCGTGATCATTTTAAGAGTAGACGGGGTATCCCCTATTCAAACTAAATCTACTCCGAACATTAATTTGAAGGCTCTGCTCCAGCAGTATCTCATTCAGTACGCTAACAGCATTCAAGAACTGGCGCGTCCTTCTACGTACGATCTTGGAACTGACTCTGTTGCGAGTGGACAAAGCCAAACTGGTACTAAAAGTCCAGTTCTCGATTTAATTCGATTGACCCAGCAGGATGCAAGGGTTACCTACGATCCGAACGATTACATTGGGAGGACGAGTTACGAGACTAGCAATCTGGAAATTCCGAAATCCTTCGCCGACAGCCATTTCGGTGAACGATCGACGGTCCGGCAGAAGATGAAAAACGTTCAGATTATCGATGATCCGAGATTCACGAGCTACAAAACGAAGAACTGA